TTTTTTGAGAGCCCGCTCTTGCCCTCGCATACCAGTTTCAGATACACGGGTGAACTGAATTTCGCGGCCTTCGCGAAACTCCTCCACGAAAAGCCGGCAATTTTCTTCTGCTCGGCATAGTAATCCGCCATATACTTGCGGAAATCCTTGTATTCGTATATGGACTTCACGATTTATAAAATACAAATAAAAATGTGAAAGCGGATAGGCTAAAATTCAATAAATCAAGGAATTGTACCGCAGACGATACGAAACAGGGCTGTTTTTGAATCTGTTATGATACACCTGTGCAAAATGAGGAACGGGCCACAAGTCGCTTATTTGTTGGGATTGATAAAGGTGTATCTATTTTGCGTATCATTTCAAAATTAAAGAAAGTCGTATCATTTTTTGGGAAAGGATACTTTTTCTTGTAAAAAGGGGTAGATTTGAAAGAAAAATCAATGAAAATGTTCACCAGGGGTGGAGATTATGAAAAAAAGAAATGTTTCTCTTAAAAATAAAAAAAGGTTAGACGCTTATGTCATTGTCGGTGACCCTAATATGGGCAAGTCCAGTGTCGCCAGGCATTTATATGGGGCCACAAAAGGCCCTTATAATAGGACTGCCGGAAATATCTTAATAAAACCGATTAGGCTTTTGAATGGCAATATAATTCGTGTTGGTATAGAAGGTTATCAGTCGCTTCAGGAAGCTGGTGTGTCTCCGCAACAATTCGCTAATTATCTACAGAAATTAAAGCAGCGACCCGATGCGATTCTGTTCACTCTACAGCTCAATCCTCGTCCAAAATTGAATGCGGGCGCTCAGGCTTATTTTATTGCACTGCGTAGAATACTTCATATTGTCGCAACGGCTGTTCTTGATGTAAATCCCAATGCAGTGCATAATTTCCCCAATAGTCGTACATTTCAGTCATTTCCAAAAGGCGTTCCAATGGCCGGAAGTGCGGTCATTACAACAAATGAATTAGCACGAAGCGTAAGACAATTTTTTCAATGGGTTTGAGAAGTAAATATGGAAAAAACAAAAATAAAATTACTCGCCAAAGTCATTAGTATGACGGGTCTTGTGCTTATCTTTGCCGCTTGCGGCGATGATAGCAATCCAACTAATACGGAGCAAACTAATACGGAGGTCACGTCACTTGTAGACGTAAGAGATGGAAAGACATATAAAATCACGACTATTAGAAGCCAGATTTGGATGGCGGAGAACTTGAACTATGAAACGGCAGACAGTTATTGCTATGGAGATGTTGCTTCCAACTGCGCTATATATGGTCGTCTATACAGTTGGTTTGATGCTTTGACTGCTTGCCCCAGCGGATGGCATTTGCCCGACTCTTTGGAATTTAAGGCCTTATTCTTAGCAGTTGGCGGCAGAGATGTGGCAGGTAAGTTGCTCAAGTCCACTACAGGATGGGATAGTAACGGCAATGGTACCGATGACTATTCCTTTTCGGCGTTGCCTGCAGGTTTCTACGATGGGGTTTTCCGCGCCGCGGGCAGCATCGCGTACTTCTGGAGTTCTACGGAGAGAAGCGACGGCAACGCGAGCATCATGCTCTTGGACTTCGCTTTCGACAGAGGGTACTTCCTTAACTTCCCTAAGCCCACGGGGTTGTCTGTTCGTTGCCTTAAGGATTAACTAAAAAACGTAATCAAATTAAACAACAGTCTTCCAAGGAGGAAATATGAAAAAGGAAACCTATATCCGGAAATTGAAAAAGAATCCTGTTTTGAGTTCTGCGAATTTATTCGCTAGCGCAGATGATATGATTACTCTGATAATAGAATGTAAACATAGGGTTGGTGAAATATCATTTGTTAATACTCACCATACAGGTTTTACAAATGACGACTTGAAAACAGATGAAAAGTTTTTTGTTGCCATAGTAGAATTCATGAATATGGAAAATAAAAAGATTATTTCAAAGGTACACAAGATTGATATAGAACGAGATTTCTAATGATTTACAATACTAAAACATTTTATGCCGTTGGACAAGGTGGTTTCTACTCCGAACGGATATGGAGTAATGGAATGGACTACACAATCGTATATGATTGTGGTGCTGTTGTCGACAAATCGTTAGAAGGACCAACAATTGAACTGGGAAATGCTATAGACAATTCTGGATTTGAGAGAATAGATTTTGTCGTAATTAGCCATTTAGATGAAGATCATATCAATGGTCTAAAAAAATTGAATAGATATGTCAATCAAATTGGACAAAAAAGGCCTCCTGTTTTAATTCTTCCTAATCCGACTCCCTTGGATAGGCTTCTTTTCTTTAGTTCTGTATCAATTAAAACCATGGAAATTTTTTTCGATATAATAAGCAATCAGCCGGTCTTGTGTATTTCCAGTGAAGGAGACAATGACGAAACGGAAATAGCATTAAATGCTGACTGGAAAAAGGGAATGAACAATCCTTTTTCTCACAACCGTGTATTTACCTTATTTGGATGTACAGATTGTTCTGAAAAGTGGTTGCTGAAATTTTATGTTGATAGGTCAAAGTATGCTCTTCAATTCGATTTATTATTGAAAAAAGAACCTGCGCTAATTGATTTGATAAAAAGTATAAAATCAATTAAAGATTTTGAATTTTCTAAAGAAAAGTTGGTGCGCGCTTACAAAAAAATTTCAGAGAAAGGCAAAACTTATGGAGATAAGAATTGGTCAAGTATGGCGATGATTTCTGCGCCATTCATCCATGATATGCAAACGAGGAATTGTGAACGGGGTGTAGAGTCTCCTTACATTTCGTGGATGAATGGTGATATAAGGTTGAAGGATGATAATGAGATGCTGGCCATTGAACAGCATTTTGCGGATTTCTTATCCCTAAATATTGATTTTCAAATACCCCATCATGGAAGCCATAATAATTTAGGGCGTATTCCAGCTTTTAACAGGCGGGTTCGGACCTACATTTGGGCGGGAGAAGACAATCAGTACGGTCATCCTAACGGAACAATCTTACGAATGCTAAAGAGAGCAGGACTTAAAATCAATTGGATTACCGAAAACGATTCGCATATCGTTCGCCACGAAAAATGGCTTTAAGGAGGCCTTATGGCACAAAAAACAAAAACGGTTCTCTCGGGTTTCGCACTTGCCCTCGTTCTCGCTGCTTGCAGCGATGGAACAGTGCCTAGCAATGCGGGGTCAAATATTCCAGGCTCGAAAGAGTCACTTTCGTCGGGAACCATGACGGATCCTCGTGATGGCCAGGTTTATAAGATTGTGACGATAGGTCCCTGGAGTTTGATGACAGAAAACTTGAGATATGATGCCATGGATCATTGTGAACACACGCGTCCATGCGCGTGCATAGAAGAAAATGAATCGGGATGCATTAAATGGGGATTAAGTCAAGACGACCGTAAATGTTTTGCAAGGGCAGGAGAGACATTGGTATGCGTTAACTGGGCGGAAAGTGCTGATTCTGACTTTATGTGCAATAATTATGGAGAATATTACAACGTGATTGGCACGAGTATGGAATGTCTTGAAAAGAGTAAAATTTACGGAGTTGCTTATCAGAGGGATGAAGAAGTTTGTCCAGAGGGATGGGTTCGTCCATCGTGGGTGGAATGGTCCGTTGTTCTTCACAAAATTTATGGTGAGCCAGAAAATTTTGATGAACATGATAGGTATTCTCTAGATTATGATCCGCTCAATTTTTTTGATGGCAATGATTTTTTTTCAAAAATAAAATTACCAATTCATGGTTTGGGCACCATAGATTATGAGCAAAAAGCTCTTGTCGTATTTAATGAAAACGAGTTTTCATCATTGAATAGAGATAGATATTTTGTAAGATGCATGTACACTGTTCCCTGTGATAGGGCGAATTTTGGTGAGAATCGAGATGGATATATATGTTCACAAACTGGATGGGGAGATGCGACAGTGTTCGAAACAATGACAGATGAACGTGATGGCAATGTTTATCGGGTTGTCATCATTGGATCTCAAACCTGGATGGCCGAGAATCTTAATTTCGAGACAGAAAACAGTCACT
The sequence above is drawn from the Fibrobacter sp. genome and encodes:
- a CDS encoding fibrobacter succinogenes major paralogous domain-containing protein, with the protein product MAQKTKTVLSGFALALVLAACSDGTVPSNAGSNIPGSKESLSSGTMTDPRDGQVYKIVTIGPWSLMTENLRYDAMDHCEHTRPCACIEENESGCIKWGLSQDDRKCFARAGETLVCVNWAESADSDFMCNNYGEYYNVIGTSMECLEKSKIYGVAYQRDEEVCPEGWVRPSWVEWSVVLHKIYGEPENFDEHDRYSLDYDPLNFFDGNDFFSKIKLPIHGLGTIDYEQKALVVFNENEFSSLNRDRYFVRCMYTVPCDRANFGENRDGYICSQTGWGDATVFETMTDERDGNVYRVVIIGSQTWMAENLNFETENSHCYADDPANCAQYGRLYAWNAAMSACPSGWHLPSSAEWNTLFTTVGGQSMAGKALKSVTGFPIDAPGLSDGTDAFGFGALPAGNDNEAYDIRSDGAYFWSSSEYDDDWDFDSYYISLHNYDDNAYLGASAKDLGFSVRCVKD
- a CDS encoding fibrobacter succinogenes major paralogous domain-containing protein, whose amino-acid sequence is MEKTKIKLLAKVISMTGLVLIFAACGDDSNPTNTEQTNTEVTSLVDVRDGKTYKITTIRSQIWMAENLNYETADSYCYGDVASNCAIYGRLYSWFDALTACPSGWHLPDSLEFKALFLAVGGRDVAGKLLKSTTGWDSNGNGTDDYSFSALPAGFYDGVFRAAGSIAYFWSSTERSDGNASIMLLDFAFDRGYFLNFPKPTGLSVRCLKD